A window of the Falco rusticolus isolate bFalRus1 chromosome 1, bFalRus1.pri, whole genome shotgun sequence genome harbors these coding sequences:
- the ANKRD37 gene encoding ankyrin repeat domain-containing protein 37 isoform X1 yields the protein MRPRTGPGAGAGRLPPPAGGRAGAGRGGRALGRPLRCAAPAGHGGGQSGPAARPPRRGGAMLALGCASESGSFSNLFEAGTGVNAPADAFGQSPAHLAACGGEAFFLLWQLQTGANLNQQDCFGEAPIHKAAKAGSLECLALLVAGDAKIDLCNNSGQTAADLALAYGFLECAKFLTIIQHTQTMKQRGQSGYPRGDRHGLPRENPAAQKQENQTSRSISRKRRRSGDSTRSLRPWDTTVMTSHNR from the exons ATGCGGCCGCGCACTGGGCCGGGCGCTGGTGCCgggcggctccccccgcccgccggtGGACGTGCCGGTGCCGGCCGCGGTGGGCGGGCGCTGGGCCGGCCGCTCCGCTGCGCTGCACCCGCGGGGCACGGCGGAGGGCAGAGCGGCCCCGCGGCTCGGCCACCCCGGCGCGGAGGGGCGATGCTGGCGCTGGGCTGCGCCTCGGAG TCTGGTAGCTTCAGCAATCTGTTCGAGGCAGGAACCGGTGTGAACGCACCTGCAGATGCCTTTGGTCAGTCTCCAGCTCACTTGGCTGCTTGTGGTGGTGAAGCTTTCTTCCTACTTTGGCAGCTGCAGACAGGAGCGAATTTGAATCAAcag GATTGCTTTGGAGAAGCCCCGAttcacaaagcagcaaaagctgggAGTTTGGAATGTCTTGCTCTCCTTGTTGCTGGCGATGCCAAAATTGA TTTGTGCAACAACAGCGGACAAACAGCAGCAGACCTCGCACTGGCTTACGGCTTTCTGGAATGTGCCAAGTTCCTCACAATAATTCAGCACACTCAGACAATGAAACAGAGAGGACAGTCTGGCTACCCACGCGGTGACAGACATGGCTTGCCGAGAGAGAATCCAGCTGCgcagaaacaagaaaatcaaaCCAGCAGGTCCATAAGCAGGAAGCGGAGAAGATCAGGTG
- the ANKRD37 gene encoding ankyrin repeat domain-containing protein 37 isoform X4: MRFKSQNSHCIAFGKRALSRNVESGSFSNLFEAGTGVNAPADAFGQSPAHLAACGGEAFFLLWQLQTGANLNQQDCFGEAPIHKAAKAGSLECLALLVAGDAKIDLCNNSGQTAADLALAYGFLECAKFLTIIQHTQTMKQRGQSGYPRGDRHGLPRENPAAQKQENQTSRSISRKRRRSGDSTRSLRPWDTTVMTSHNR; this comes from the exons ATGAGatttaaaagccaaaacagtCATTGCATTGCTTTTGGAAAACGGGCACTCTCAAGGAACGTAGAG TCTGGTAGCTTCAGCAATCTGTTCGAGGCAGGAACCGGTGTGAACGCACCTGCAGATGCCTTTGGTCAGTCTCCAGCTCACTTGGCTGCTTGTGGTGGTGAAGCTTTCTTCCTACTTTGGCAGCTGCAGACAGGAGCGAATTTGAATCAAcag GATTGCTTTGGAGAAGCCCCGAttcacaaagcagcaaaagctgggAGTTTGGAATGTCTTGCTCTCCTTGTTGCTGGCGATGCCAAAATTGA TTTGTGCAACAACAGCGGACAAACAGCAGCAGACCTCGCACTGGCTTACGGCTTTCTGGAATGTGCCAAGTTCCTCACAATAATTCAGCACACTCAGACAATGAAACAGAGAGGACAGTCTGGCTACCCACGCGGTGACAGACATGGCTTGCCGAGAGAGAATCCAGCTGCgcagaaacaagaaaatcaaaCCAGCAGGTCCATAAGCAGGAAGCGGAGAAGATCAGGTG
- the ANKRD37 gene encoding ankyrin repeat domain-containing protein 37 isoform X2 codes for MRPRTGPGAGAGRLPPPAGGRAGAGRGGRALGRPLRCAAPAGHGGGQSGPAARPPRRGGAMLALGCASESGSFSNLFEAGTGVNAPADAFGQSPAHLAACGGEAFFLLWQLQTGANLNQQDCFGEAPIHKAAKAGSLECLALLVAGDAKIDLCNNSGQTAADLALAYGFLECAKFLTIIQHTQTMKQRGQSGYPRGDRHGLPRENPAAQKQENQTSRSISRKRRRSGARGVYVLGIPQ; via the exons ATGCGGCCGCGCACTGGGCCGGGCGCTGGTGCCgggcggctccccccgcccgccggtGGACGTGCCGGTGCCGGCCGCGGTGGGCGGGCGCTGGGCCGGCCGCTCCGCTGCGCTGCACCCGCGGGGCACGGCGGAGGGCAGAGCGGCCCCGCGGCTCGGCCACCCCGGCGCGGAGGGGCGATGCTGGCGCTGGGCTGCGCCTCGGAG TCTGGTAGCTTCAGCAATCTGTTCGAGGCAGGAACCGGTGTGAACGCACCTGCAGATGCCTTTGGTCAGTCTCCAGCTCACTTGGCTGCTTGTGGTGGTGAAGCTTTCTTCCTACTTTGGCAGCTGCAGACAGGAGCGAATTTGAATCAAcag GATTGCTTTGGAGAAGCCCCGAttcacaaagcagcaaaagctgggAGTTTGGAATGTCTTGCTCTCCTTGTTGCTGGCGATGCCAAAATTGA TTTGTGCAACAACAGCGGACAAACAGCAGCAGACCTCGCACTGGCTTACGGCTTTCTGGAATGTGCCAAGTTCCTCACAATAATTCAGCACACTCAGACAATGAAACAGAGAGGACAGTCTGGCTACCCACGCGGTGACAGACATGGCTTGCCGAGAGAGAATCCAGCTGCgcagaaacaagaaaatcaaaCCAGCAGGTCCATAAGCAGGAAGCGGAGAAGATCAGGTG
- the ANKRD37 gene encoding ankyrin repeat domain-containing protein 37 isoform X3, with translation MRPRTGPGAGAGRLPPPAGGRAGAGRGGRALGRPLRCAAPAGHGGGQSGPAARPPRRGGAMLALGCASESGSFSNLFEAGTGVNAPADAFGQSPAHLAACGGEAFFLLWQLQTGANLNQQDCFGEAPIHKAAKAGSLECLALLVAGDAKIDLCNNSGQTAADLALAYGFLECAKFLTIIQHTQTMKQRGQSGYPRGDRHGLPRENPAAQKQENQTSRSISRKRRRSGDLVS, from the exons ATGCGGCCGCGCACTGGGCCGGGCGCTGGTGCCgggcggctccccccgcccgccggtGGACGTGCCGGTGCCGGCCGCGGTGGGCGGGCGCTGGGCCGGCCGCTCCGCTGCGCTGCACCCGCGGGGCACGGCGGAGGGCAGAGCGGCCCCGCGGCTCGGCCACCCCGGCGCGGAGGGGCGATGCTGGCGCTGGGCTGCGCCTCGGAG TCTGGTAGCTTCAGCAATCTGTTCGAGGCAGGAACCGGTGTGAACGCACCTGCAGATGCCTTTGGTCAGTCTCCAGCTCACTTGGCTGCTTGTGGTGGTGAAGCTTTCTTCCTACTTTGGCAGCTGCAGACAGGAGCGAATTTGAATCAAcag GATTGCTTTGGAGAAGCCCCGAttcacaaagcagcaaaagctgggAGTTTGGAATGTCTTGCTCTCCTTGTTGCTGGCGATGCCAAAATTGA TTTGTGCAACAACAGCGGACAAACAGCAGCAGACCTCGCACTGGCTTACGGCTTTCTGGAATGTGCCAAGTTCCTCACAATAATTCAGCACACTCAGACAATGAAACAGAGAGGACAGTCTGGCTACCCACGCGGTGACAGACATGGCTTGCCGAGAGAGAATCCAGCTGCgcagaaacaagaaaatcaaaCCAGCAGGTCCATAAGCAGGAAGCGGAGAAGATCAGGTG ATCTTGTCTCCTAG